Proteins encoded within one genomic window of Mycolicibacterium aubagnense:
- a CDS encoding type I polyketide synthase: protein MTETAMPNGNLAELLAERASQAGWRDRPAYHGPHVVTHGQIHDGAARFATVLQRRGLSGGDRVLLCLPDSPELVQLMLACLGRGIVVFLANPELNRRDHAFAEKDAEPALVITTRTLLDHFRQAAATEAAELVSEAADVEPAAYAQLSADAHAYATYTSGTTGAPKAAIHRHGDVWAYVDAMCGRALRLTSRDIGLCSAPMYFAYGLGNSVWFPLATGSSAVINPRPVTAAATADLCTTFGASVLYGVPTFFARIVDTCSPDSFRSLRAVVSAGEALDIRLAERMTEFFGGIPILDGIGSTEVGQTFVSNTIEDWRPGTIGKVLPPYEIRVVTAEGTAAGPGVEGVLWVRGPSIPPGYWNRPPGLLRRDGQWLDTRDRVSVDTDGWVTYCCRADDTEIIGGVNVNPRDIERLLTEDDRVAHAAVVAVAESVGVSTLQAFLVPADHAVIDESAIRDLHQRLLFQLSAVQVPHRFAVVEQLPRTPTGKLLRTELRTESPVPPIWELPTVEPPSGPSAASAERVSNDPNVDAGVSDVTLSERLAVLRQEQHRLVADTVCAEVAKMLGLPGPQSLNRDLAFSELGFDSKMTVELRNRLAAVTGLHLSDTVGWDYGSISRLAQHVEAQLSSGSSPIAPTPSTPVDEPVAIVGMACRFPGGVDTPQGLWDMVANARDVVSEFPTDRGWDAKGLFDPDPDAPGKTYTRWGGFLTDVAGFDAGFFGIGPSEALAMDPQQRLMLECSWEALEQTGIDPTSLEGSSTGVFTGVFAQRYGAAGTDRLEGYGLTGSALSVASGRVAYVLGLQGPAVSVDTACSSSLVSLHWAAQSLRSGECDLALAGGVTVMTSPETFIGFSRQRGLAPDGRCKAYAGAADGTAWGEGAGVLVLERLSDARRLGHSVLAVVRGSAVNQDGASNGLTAPNGPSQQRVIRAALASARLTAADVDVVEGHGTGTTLGDPIEAQALLAAYGQERPPGRPLWVGSIKSNMGHTQAAAGVAGVIKMVQAMRHGMMPATLHVDVPSPRVDWDRGAVSVLTEARAWPRDGRPRRAGVSSFGISGTNAHVIVEQGPVDEPDTAARAAAGRLSVLPWVISGKSAEALTAQAARLSAHLRADPRLEPVDVAYSLARRSTFEHRAVVLGADRPVLTAGLAGLAGGAPDAVVVTGRAGPVGKSVVVFPGQGSQQLGMGRQLYEQLPVYAKTFDAVADELDRHLRLPLRQVLWGSDSSLLELTEFAQPALFAVEVALFAVLRSWGVTPDFVMGHSVGEFSAAYVAGVLTLPDAALLVAARGRLMQALPPGGAMTAVSAAEHEVAPLLAEGAAIAAINAPQSVVISGVQSAVTATAQRLAARGRRVHSLAVSHAFHSPLMEPMLDEFARIAARVQVREPQIALISNVTAQPAAADSGFGSAQYWVEHIRRPVRFADSVRNLRAPGATHFVEVGPGSGLTASIEQSLSPAEPVVVSLLGKGRPELDALMGAAARLFTTGMAVAWPAALAGGGGRRIELPTYAFQRRRFWSVPAATGPQDTADLGLGDAHHPLLSAVIERPDSGGVVLTGRLSPADQPWLADHVVGGVMLFPGTGFVELVIRAADEVGCGAIEELVLAAPLVLDDDTGTQLQVLVGAAAETGSRAVSVYSRRDESEADWLLHAEGTLMVTAVAPSAELSVWPPPGAESVDIADAYARLAGRGYEYGPAFQGLVGVWRRGTELFTEVAAPAEIGVPGAEMGIHPAVLDAVLHATGLAVDTTQTVLPFCWRGVSLHAGGAGRVRARITARGHDEMSVDVVDSAGSPVLTVRSLVTRPMSAGQSPTAAGGADHGPLEVIWTPISVNHNTIDRVLPRSTQSWADFRADAGADHDVVVWECESARDDVVGAVHDATRAALEVLQHWSAEERTSTLVVSTHGAVALPGEDVGDLAAAAVWGLVRSAQAENPGRIMLLDSDTTVDMAALVAAGEPQLVVRAGTVHAARLASAPALLAPPAAESAWRLTVGGGGTLENLVIRACPEATAPLRAGQVRVAVAAVGVNFRDVMAALGMYPGQAPVLGAEGSGVVVETGPGVTGVAIGDAVMGLMAGTGPVAVVDEQLLTTVPPGWSLEQAAGVPVAFLTALYALTDLAGICAGESVLVHAGTGGVGMAAVQLARHFGAEVFVTASPGKQSTLRAMGFDDDHIGDSRTVDFEAKFLATTGGRGVDVVLDSLAGDFVDASLRLLVHGGRFIEMGKTDIRDAEAVSATYPGVRYQAFDLSEAGPQRMQAMLCELTKLFETEQLRPLPVTTWDVRCAVEAYRFISQARHIGKVVLTMPTALADRLGDGTVLITGATGMVGAHLARHLVGVYGVRHLVLASRRGDRAEGAAALAAELESAGAQVELVACDVADPDAVAAMVAQLSQRCPPLRGVIHAAGVLDDAVLASLTPDRLATVLRAKVDAAWNLHVATRELDLSMFVLCSSIAATVGAPGQGNYAAANAFLDGFAAHRRALGLPGMSLAWGLWEQPSGMTAHLNDRDLARISSSGLVPMNPGQALTLFDDALTIGHPVAVTALLNRAALNTQARSGGLPALFSGLVRSPRRRLTANPVAAGGSTSALTQRLIALSRGEQHELLTAMVCAHAAAVVGHPTPEDIDRDAAFEDLGFDSLTAVELRNRLKSVTGLALPPTLIFDHPSPRALADHLAGSLTDTAAPPAPTVAHVGSRDGAPVDDRLAYLDQTAFLALRASHGTVLQMTWIYDRAVDVAALRRFHRNLGQGLLGRRIERSSLPFARDRWVLSPAAPDIDVAAVPRPRADVSAWSDERARLPLDPEHGPGWHLGVLPLEGGATAVSLVASHLIVDAIAFGQAVADAVEGRTHDLGYLSPGSRPRSRALREDLRQTVKDLPDMAHAVAAVARMARRERGEVRPPATAAPASPHRTDTDQRVDVPGLTAQIDLNEWDARAKSLGGSSNSLIAGIACRIAVATGRVQEDGTVTLRFVLSRRTEGDTRANALTSVDVIVDPTHVAKDLGEIRAKVTRATLETIENPDDESLAPTALASITPKWAVRKVAAMAAGGAILPVTCSNVGDVPPAVNRPDGTDAAYLSMRSVEPDITKGLLEAMGGQLFLSSGRAAGKMSIRISAYLPGRLNTREALRDTVSRTLTEFGLDAQIDY, encoded by the coding sequence ATGACGGAGACCGCAATGCCGAACGGAAATCTGGCGGAGCTGCTGGCCGAACGGGCGTCGCAAGCAGGATGGCGGGACAGGCCGGCCTACCACGGGCCGCACGTCGTCACCCATGGTCAAATCCATGACGGGGCAGCACGTTTCGCGACAGTGCTGCAGCGCCGTGGCCTCTCGGGCGGAGACCGCGTCCTGTTGTGTCTACCGGATTCGCCGGAACTCGTACAGCTGATGCTGGCGTGCCTCGGTCGAGGCATCGTGGTGTTCCTGGCGAATCCCGAACTCAATCGCCGCGATCACGCATTCGCCGAAAAGGACGCGGAGCCGGCGCTTGTCATCACCACACGCACTCTCCTCGACCACTTTCGGCAGGCGGCGGCCACCGAAGCCGCGGAGCTGGTGTCCGAAGCCGCCGATGTCGAGCCGGCCGCCTACGCGCAGCTGAGTGCCGATGCCCACGCCTACGCCACCTACACTTCCGGCACGACAGGCGCACCGAAGGCCGCGATCCACCGTCACGGCGACGTGTGGGCCTACGTCGACGCCATGTGCGGCCGAGCGTTGCGGCTCACCTCCCGTGACATCGGACTATGCAGCGCCCCCATGTATTTCGCATACGGGCTGGGGAACTCCGTCTGGTTCCCGCTTGCCACAGGCAGTTCGGCGGTGATCAACCCCCGGCCGGTGACCGCGGCGGCCACGGCCGACCTGTGTACGACGTTCGGCGCATCGGTGCTTTACGGCGTACCAACGTTTTTCGCACGGATTGTCGATACATGCTCCCCGGACTCATTCCGTTCGCTTCGTGCCGTGGTATCGGCGGGCGAGGCTCTGGACATTCGTCTCGCGGAGCGGATGACGGAGTTCTTCGGCGGTATCCCGATACTGGACGGAATCGGCTCGACCGAAGTCGGACAGACCTTCGTGTCGAACACCATCGAGGACTGGCGGCCGGGAACCATTGGAAAAGTTCTTCCGCCCTACGAGATTCGGGTCGTCACAGCTGAGGGCACCGCCGCCGGACCTGGCGTCGAGGGCGTCCTCTGGGTACGGGGTCCGTCGATACCGCCGGGCTACTGGAACCGTCCGCCAGGTCTTCTCCGGCGAGATGGCCAGTGGCTCGATACCCGGGACCGGGTGTCCGTCGACACCGACGGGTGGGTCACGTATTGCTGCCGCGCCGACGACACCGAGATCATCGGAGGCGTCAACGTCAATCCACGGGACATCGAGCGACTCCTCACCGAGGATGACAGAGTCGCCCACGCCGCGGTCGTCGCCGTAGCGGAATCGGTCGGCGTCTCGACACTGCAGGCGTTCCTCGTCCCCGCCGACCATGCCGTCATCGACGAATCGGCCATCCGAGACCTCCACCAGCGGTTGCTTTTTCAGCTGTCCGCCGTCCAGGTGCCGCACCGGTTTGCCGTTGTCGAGCAGCTGCCCCGAACGCCGACCGGCAAGCTTCTCCGCACCGAATTGCGCACCGAAAGCCCGGTGCCGCCGATTTGGGAACTTCCCACCGTCGAGCCTCCGTCGGGTCCGTCGGCGGCCAGTGCCGAACGCGTGTCGAACGACCCGAACGTCGACGCGGGCGTCAGCGACGTGACGCTCAGCGAGCGGCTCGCTGTCCTGCGGCAGGAACAGCACCGACTCGTGGCGGATACGGTGTGCGCCGAGGTTGCGAAGATGCTGGGGCTGCCCGGCCCGCAGTCGCTGAATCGGGATCTCGCGTTTTCTGAACTCGGGTTCGACTCGAAAATGACGGTGGAACTTCGTAATCGACTGGCGGCGGTTACGGGGCTGCACCTTTCGGACACGGTGGGCTGGGACTACGGTTCGATCTCGCGACTGGCTCAGCATGTGGAAGCGCAACTGTCCTCGGGGAGCAGCCCGATCGCGCCGACCCCGTCAACGCCGGTTGACGAGCCGGTGGCAATAGTCGGCATGGCGTGCCGGTTCCCCGGCGGGGTGGATACGCCACAGGGCCTGTGGGACATGGTCGCGAACGCCCGGGACGTAGTGTCGGAATTTCCGACCGATCGTGGTTGGGATGCGAAGGGTCTGTTCGACCCGGACCCCGATGCGCCGGGCAAGACCTATACGCGCTGGGGTGGTTTCCTCACGGACGTGGCCGGATTTGATGCCGGGTTCTTCGGAATCGGGCCCAGTGAGGCGCTGGCGATGGATCCGCAACAGCGGTTGATGCTGGAGTGTTCGTGGGAAGCCTTGGAGCAGACCGGGATTGACCCGACATCGCTGGAAGGGTCGAGCACCGGGGTGTTCACCGGAGTCTTCGCACAGCGATACGGCGCGGCGGGCACCGACCGGTTGGAAGGCTATGGGCTGACCGGTTCGGCGTTGAGCGTCGCCTCGGGTCGGGTGGCTTACGTGCTCGGACTCCAGGGACCCGCGGTGTCGGTGGACACCGCGTGCTCCTCGTCGTTGGTGTCGCTGCACTGGGCCGCGCAGTCGTTGCGGTCGGGGGAATGCGACCTGGCATTGGCCGGTGGCGTGACCGTGATGACGTCGCCGGAGACTTTCATCGGGTTCAGCCGGCAGCGGGGACTGGCGCCCGATGGGCGGTGTAAGGCCTATGCCGGAGCCGCCGACGGGACGGCGTGGGGCGAAGGCGCCGGAGTGCTGGTGCTGGAACGGTTATCGGATGCCCGGCGGTTGGGGCATTCGGTGTTGGCGGTGGTGCGCGGTAGTGCGGTCAACCAGGATGGCGCCTCCAACGGTCTGACCGCGCCCAACGGGCCGTCCCAGCAGCGGGTCATTCGGGCAGCGCTGGCCAGCGCGCGGTTGACCGCCGCCGACGTGGACGTGGTGGAGGGTCATGGCACGGGCACCACGTTGGGCGATCCCATTGAAGCGCAAGCACTTTTGGCGGCCTACGGACAAGAGCGCCCACCCGGCCGGCCGTTGTGGGTGGGCTCGATCAAATCGAACATGGGGCATACCCAGGCCGCCGCAGGCGTGGCCGGGGTGATCAAGATGGTGCAGGCGATGCGCCACGGCATGATGCCCGCGACCCTGCACGTGGACGTGCCCTCCCCTCGCGTTGATTGGGACCGCGGGGCGGTTTCGGTGCTGACCGAGGCCCGGGCTTGGCCGCGCGATGGGCGACCGCGCCGGGCCGGGGTGTCGTCGTTCGGGATCAGCGGCACCAACGCGCATGTGATCGTGGAGCAGGGCCCGGTCGACGAGCCCGATACCGCAGCGCGGGCAGCCGCCGGCCGCTTGTCGGTGCTCCCGTGGGTGATTTCGGGCAAATCAGCCGAGGCGCTGACGGCACAGGCGGCCCGGTTGTCGGCCCATCTGCGAGCTGATCCGCGGCTTGAGCCGGTCGATGTGGCCTACTCGTTGGCACGGCGTTCGACGTTCGAGCATCGAGCGGTGGTGCTGGGTGCCGATCGTCCGGTGCTCACGGCGGGACTGGCCGGGTTGGCCGGCGGCGCGCCGGATGCGGTCGTGGTGACCGGCCGCGCTGGCCCGGTGGGAAAGTCGGTGGTGGTGTTCCCCGGGCAGGGGTCCCAGCAGCTCGGGATGGGCCGGCAGTTGTACGAGCAATTGCCGGTGTACGCCAAGACTTTTGACGCAGTGGCCGATGAGCTGGATCGGCATCTGCGGTTGCCGCTGCGGCAGGTGCTCTGGGGTTCTGACAGCAGTCTGCTCGAGCTGACGGAGTTCGCGCAGCCGGCGCTGTTCGCCGTGGAAGTCGCGTTGTTCGCGGTGCTGCGGAGTTGGGGGGTGACACCGGATTTCGTGATGGGGCATTCGGTGGGCGAATTCTCGGCGGCATACGTCGCCGGAGTGTTGACGTTGCCCGACGCCGCGCTGTTGGTGGCGGCACGGGGACGTCTGATGCAGGCGCTTCCGCCCGGTGGTGCGATGACTGCGGTGAGCGCCGCTGAACACGAGGTGGCGCCGCTGCTGGCAGAGGGCGCGGCGATCGCGGCGATCAATGCTCCCCAATCCGTGGTGATCTCGGGCGTGCAGAGCGCCGTGACCGCAACCGCGCAGCGGCTGGCCGCCCGGGGCCGCCGGGTGCACTCGCTCGCGGTATCGCATGCCTTCCACTCGCCGTTGATGGAACCGATGCTCGACGAGTTCGCCCGGATAGCGGCCCGAGTCCAGGTGCGGGAGCCCCAGATTGCGCTGATCTCGAACGTGACGGCTCAGCCGGCGGCCGCCGACAGCGGCTTCGGCTCGGCGCAGTACTGGGTAGAGCACATCCGCCGGCCCGTGCGTTTCGCCGACAGTGTCCGCAATCTGCGGGCACCCGGAGCAACCCATTTCGTCGAGGTCGGTCCCGGTAGCGGCCTGACGGCGTCCATCGAACAGTCGCTGTCACCGGCCGAGCCGGTCGTGGTGTCGTTGCTCGGCAAAGGTCGCCCGGAATTGGACGCATTGATGGGCGCCGCCGCTCGGCTGTTCACCACCGGGATGGCAGTGGCGTGGCCGGCAGCGCTTGCCGGAGGGGGCGGGCGCCGGATCGAGTTGCCTACGTATGCATTTCAGCGGCGGCGCTTCTGGTCGGTACCGGCCGCCACTGGCCCCCAGGACACCGCCGATCTGGGTCTGGGTGACGCACACCATCCATTGTTGAGCGCGGTCATCGAGCGGCCTGACTCTGGCGGAGTGGTCCTGACCGGGCGACTGTCGCCGGCCGATCAACCATGGCTGGCCGATCACGTGGTCGGCGGTGTGATGCTGTTTCCCGGGACCGGTTTTGTAGAGCTGGTCATCCGAGCGGCTGATGAGGTGGGTTGCGGAGCCATCGAGGAGTTGGTACTGGCCGCGCCGCTGGTCCTGGACGACGACACCGGGACCCAGCTTCAGGTGCTGGTGGGTGCCGCCGCGGAGACGGGCAGCCGCGCGGTCTCGGTGTACTCACGTCGCGACGAATCCGAGGCGGACTGGCTGCTGCACGCTGAGGGCACGCTGATGGTCACTGCCGTGGCGCCTTCGGCGGAACTGTCGGTGTGGCCGCCGCCCGGGGCGGAGAGCGTGGACATCGCGGACGCCTATGCGCGGCTGGCCGGACGCGGATATGAGTACGGACCGGCTTTCCAGGGATTGGTCGGGGTCTGGCGACGCGGCACCGAGCTCTTCACTGAAGTCGCCGCACCCGCGGAGATCGGCGTGCCGGGCGCTGAGATGGGAATCCATCCAGCTGTCTTGGATGCGGTGCTGCACGCCACGGGGCTGGCCGTCGACACCACGCAGACCGTGCTGCCGTTTTGCTGGCGGGGAGTGTCACTGCATGCCGGCGGCGCCGGGCGGGTGCGTGCCCGCATCACGGCACGTGGACACGATGAGATGTCCGTGGACGTTGTCGACAGTGCCGGTTCGCCGGTGCTGACGGTGCGCTCGCTGGTAACCCGTCCGATGAGCGCCGGCCAATCGCCCACCGCCGCCGGTGGTGCCGATCACGGGCCACTGGAAGTGATCTGGACACCGATATCGGTGAACCACAACACCATTGACCGCGTGCTCCCGCGCTCGACGCAGTCCTGGGCGGACTTCCGGGCCGACGCTGGGGCGGACCACGATGTGGTGGTGTGGGAGTGCGAGTCTGCCCGTGACGACGTGGTGGGTGCGGTGCATGACGCCACCCGCGCCGCCCTCGAGGTGTTGCAGCACTGGTCGGCCGAGGAGCGGACAAGCACGTTGGTGGTGTCGACCCATGGTGCGGTGGCATTGCCCGGGGAGGATGTCGGCGATCTGGCCGCCGCGGCGGTGTGGGGTTTGGTGCGTTCGGCGCAAGCCGAGAACCCGGGCCGGATCATGCTGCTCGACTCGGACACGACGGTGGATATGGCAGCGCTGGTCGCCGCCGGGGAGCCACAACTGGTGGTGCGGGCCGGCACGGTGCATGCCGCCCGGTTGGCCTCGGCCCCTGCACTTTTGGCGCCGCCGGCAGCTGAATCGGCGTGGCGGTTGACGGTCGGCGGTGGTGGCACCCTGGAGAATCTCGTGATCCGGGCCTGCCCCGAGGCGACGGCACCGCTGCGGGCCGGCCAGGTCCGGGTGGCGGTGGCGGCGGTCGGGGTCAATTTCCGCGACGTGATGGCGGCGCTGGGAATGTATCCCGGGCAAGCCCCGGTGCTCGGTGCAGAAGGCTCCGGGGTGGTGGTCGAGACCGGCCCCGGCGTCACGGGGGTGGCGATCGGGGATGCGGTGATGGGCTTGATGGCCGGCACGGGGCCGGTGGCGGTGGTCGACGAACAGTTGTTGACCACGGTGCCACCGGGCTGGTCACTCGAGCAGGCCGCGGGCGTGCCGGTAGCTTTCCTGACCGCCCTCTACGCGCTGACGGATTTGGCCGGGATCTGTGCCGGGGAATCGGTGCTCGTGCACGCGGGCACGGGCGGGGTGGGCATGGCGGCCGTGCAACTGGCTCGCCACTTCGGGGCGGAGGTCTTTGTGACCGCGAGCCCCGGTAAGCAGAGCACGTTGCGCGCCATGGGTTTTGACGACGATCACATCGGCGATTCACGCACAGTGGACTTCGAGGCCAAATTCCTGGCCACCACCGGCGGCCGCGGAGTCGACGTGGTGCTGGACTCGTTGGCCGGTGACTTCGTCGATGCGTCGCTGCGGTTGTTGGTCCACGGTGGGCGCTTTATCGAGATGGGCAAGACCGATATCCGCGACGCGGAGGCAGTTTCCGCAACCTACCCCGGTGTTCGGTACCAGGCGTTCGATCTCTCCGAAGCCGGACCGCAACGGATGCAGGCGATGCTGTGCGAGTTGACGAAGCTCTTCGAAACTGAGCAGCTTCGACCCCTGCCCGTCACCACCTGGGACGTCCGTTGCGCGGTAGAGGCCTACCGGTTCATCAGTCAGGCGCGCCATATCGGCAAGGTGGTCTTGACCATGCCGACGGCGCTGGCTGATCGGCTCGGCGACGGCACGGTGTTGATCACCGGTGCCACCGGAATGGTCGGTGCACACCTGGCGCGGCATCTGGTCGGTGTCTACGGGGTCCGCCACCTGGTGCTGGCCAGTCGACGCGGCGACCGTGCCGAAGGCGCCGCGGCGCTGGCCGCCGAATTGGAAAGTGCCGGCGCCCAAGTGGAATTGGTGGCCTGCGACGTGGCCGATCCGGATGCGGTGGCCGCGATGGTGGCGCAATTGTCGCAGCGCTGCCCACCATTGCGCGGAGTGATTCATGCCGCCGGGGTGCTCGACGACGCAGTGCTGGCCTCGCTGACCCCCGACCGGCTGGCGACAGTGTTACGGGCCAAGGTCGACGCGGCATGGAACCTGCACGTGGCCACCCGTGAGCTGGATTTGTCGATGTTCGTGCTGTGTTCCTCGATCGCCGCCACCGTGGGCGCGCCGGGTCAGGGCAATTACGCAGCCGCGAACGCTTTCCTGGACGGCTTCGCCGCTCACCGGAGAGCCCTTGGACTGCCCGGCATGTCGCTGGCGTGGGGGCTGTGGGAACAGCCCAGCGGCATGACGGCTCATCTGAATGACCGTGACCTGGCTCGGATCAGCAGTAGCGGACTCGTTCCGATGAACCCCGGGCAGGCCCTGACGTTGTTCGACGACGCGCTGACGATCGGTCACCCCGTGGCGGTGACCGCGCTCCTGAACCGGGCCGCGCTGAACACCCAGGCGCGAAGCGGTGGTTTGCCGGCGCTGTTCAGTGGGTTGGTGCGCAGTCCGCGGCGGCGGCTGACCGCCAACCCTGTGGCGGCCGGCGGATCGACGTCGGCGCTGACCCAGCGCCTGATTGCGTTGTCCCGGGGCGAACAACACGAGCTGCTGACCGCGATGGTGTGTGCGCACGCGGCGGCGGTGGTGGGCCACCCCACGCCCGAGGACATCGACCGCGACGCCGCGTTCGAAGACCTGGGCTTCGATTCCCTGACCGCTGTCGAACTACGCAACCGCCTCAAATCCGTTACCGGCCTGGCCCTGCCGCCCACTCTGATCTTCGACCACCCCAGCCCCCGGGCGCTCGCCGACCACCTAGCCGGATCGCTCACCGACACGGCCGCGCCCCCGGCGCCGACGGTGGCTCACGTCGGCTCGCGCGACGGTGCGCCGGTGGACGACCGGCTCGCCTACCTGGACCAGACCGCGTTCCTCGCGCTTCGCGCGAGCCACGGCACGGTTCTGCAGATGACCTGGATCTACGACCGGGCCGTCGACGTCGCCGCGTTGCGGCGGTTTCACCGCAACCTCGGCCAGGGACTGCTGGGGCGCCGGATCGAGCGGTCGTCACTACCGTTCGCGCGTGATCGCTGGGTCTTGTCGCCGGCGGCGCCGGACATCGACGTCGCCGCCGTGCCGCGGCCTCGCGCCGACGTGAGCGCATGGTCCGATGAACGCGCACGCCTGCCCCTCGATCCCGAGCACGGCCCCGGCTGGCATCTCGGCGTGCTGCCGCTCGAGGGCGGCGCAACCGCGGTCAGTCTCGTGGCGTCGCATCTGATCGTCGATGCCATCGCCTTCGGGCAGGCGGTCGCCGACGCGGTCGAGGGCAGGACGCACGACCTGGGTTATCTGTCCCCGGGGTCACGGCCTCGCAGTCGTGCGCTGCGCGAGGATCTGCGGCAGACGGTCAAGGATCTGCCCGACATGGCGCACGCCGTGGCCGCCGTGGCGCGAATGGCTCGGCGCGAACGGGGTGAAGTTCGACCGCCGGCCACGGCAGCACCGGCTTCCCCGCACCGGACCGACACCGATCAGCGGGTCGACGTTCCCGGTCTCACCGCACAGATCGACCTGAACGAATGGGATGCGCGCGCGAAAAGCCTTGGTGGGAGCAGCAACTCGCTCATCGCCGGAATCGCGTGCCGAATCGCGGTGGCGACGGGGCGCGTTCAGGAGGACGGCACCGTCACCCTACGTTTCGTGCTGTCGCGGCGGACCGAGGGCGATACCCGTGCCAATGCGCTGACGAGCGTCGATGTCATCGTCGACCCTACGCACGTGGCAAAGGACCTCGGCGAGATACGCGCCAAGGTCACGCGCGCGACCCTCGAGACCATCGAGAACCCCGACGACGAGTCCCTGGCGCCAAC